One part of the Haliotis asinina isolate JCU_RB_2024 chromosome 2, JCU_Hal_asi_v2, whole genome shotgun sequence genome encodes these proteins:
- the LOC137273660 gene encoding uncharacterized monothiol glutaredoxin F10D7.3-like — MAGAKPFVDAKLAQRKVLLFSKTYCPDSKTVKEVLEGYKMPPQTYEVVEIEKRQDCNQLENYFQILCLTDSRAVPQLFVKGKYVGGFKEITRFHESGELKTLLKEADAV, encoded by the exons ATGGCAGGGGCAAAGCCGTTTGTTGATGCCAAATTGGCACAAAGAAAGGTGCTACTGTTTTCAAAGACATACTGCCCGGATTCCAAGACGGTGAAAGAGGTTTTAGAAGGATACAAAATGCCACCTCAGACTTACGAAGTTGTGGAGATTGAAAAACGACAAGACTGCAACCAGTTGGAGAACTACTTCCAGATTCTATGCCTGACTGATAGCAGAGCG GTGCCCCAGCTCTTTGTGAAAGGAAAGTATGTTGGTGGTTTCAAAGAAATTACAAGATTTCACGAATCTGGGGAGTTGAAAACTCTCCTGAAGGAAGCGGATGCAGTGTGA
- the LOC137273661 gene encoding procollagen galactosyltransferase 2-like isoform X1 yields MAATGSTCRHTGQEIVVWMFLASTVLMCILNIADISVADDTFSERHERFPPTVSIAVLVRNKAHTLPWFLGLLEKLDYPKHRINLWFRSDHNIDNSSAMLLEWIAAVEPLYHRIDVKVDNTTDRYPNEKSNCDWTEERFDNVIQLRQEALDDARNAWADYLFMLDADVMLENNQTLQLLMAQDKTVIGPMLNTSVEGIYSNFWAGMTKDGFYKRTPEYIPVVDREKLGVFPVPMVHSAVLVDLRQKVTEQFSYSKPPEDYDGPTDDIIIFAHTVKHAGVRFHVMNSEYFGTVQVPLDESYSLQFEVDQFTHTKLEAMVEGPPLYHSPHISLPVIPADMLGFDQVYVINLRRRPERRERMIATLYELGIKAKFVDAVDGKLLNDTYMDSLGIDMLPGYADPYSHRALTLGEIGCFLSHYFIWVEMMEKGYERILVFEDDVRFEAYFRKKFKYMLKEAQDHVPNWELIYLGRKILQSRQEFLVKGTENLVWPSYSYWTLSYILKRSGTKKLLDQKPLGKMIPVDEFLPIMFDKHPETDWRLQFGPRNLVGLSADPLLVFPTHYTGEPNYISDTEVSSIITTEDIEDEPNMDPLPTIEEMAKCKSPECIHDEL; encoded by the exons ATGGCCGCGACTGGTTCGACGTGTCGGCACACTGGCCAGGAAATTGTTGTATGGATGTTTTTAGCATCGACTGTGTTGATGTGCATTTTAAACATCGCTGATATAAGCGTGGCAGACGACACTTTCAGCGAGAGGCACGAACGATTTCCACCTACAGTGTCGATAGCTGTTCTTGTTCGTAACAAAGCTCACACTCTTCCGTGGTTTCTGGGGCTGTTAGAAAAGCTGGATTATCCGAAGCATCGTATTAACTTGTG GTTTCGTAGTGATCACAACATAGACAATTCCTCTGCCATGCTATTGGAATGGATAGCTGCAGTTGAACCACTGTATCATCGAATTGATGTTAAAGTTGATAACACGACTGACA GATACCCAAATGAGAAGTCCAACTGCGATTGGACAGAAGAAAGGTTTGATAACGTCATACAACTGAGACAGGAAGCTCTTGATGATGCTCGGAATGCGTGGGCTGATTATCTTTTC ATGCTGGATGCAGATGTGATGCTGGAGAACAACCAGACGCTGCAGCTGTTGATGGCCCAGGACAA AACAGTGATCGGTCCGATGCTGAACACCAGCGTGGAAGGCATCTACTCCAACTTCTGGGCAGGGATGACTAAGGAT ggTTTTTATAAAAGAACACCAGAGTACATTCCAGTGGTTGACCGAGAGAAGCTTGGAGTGTTTCCTGTACCGATGGTGCACTCTGCTGTGTTGGTTGACCTCCGTCAGAAGGTCACAGAACAGTTCTCATACTCCAAACCTCCAGAGGATTATGATGGCCCTACTGATGACATCATTATCTTTGCACACACTGTCAAGCATGCAG GTGTTCGTTTCCATGTGATGAACTCTGAATACTTCGGGACAGTTCAGGTTCCTTTGGATGAGTCATACTCCCTCCAGTTTGAGGTGGATCAGTTTACACACACAAAACTGGAGGCCATGG TGGAAGGTCCTCCGTTGTATCACTCGCCCCACATCTCCTTACCTGTCATACCTGCGGACATGCTGGGATTTGACCAG GTGTATGTAATCAATCTGCGTCGACGTCCTGAAAGGAGGGAAAGAATGATAGCAACTCTCTATGAGCTCGGGATCAAAGCCAAGTTTGTGGATGCAGTTGATGGAAA GCTACTCAATGATACctacatggacagtttgggtATTGATATGTTGCCAGGATATGCTGATCCATACTCTCACAG AGCACTTACACTTGGAGAGATTGGATGTTTTCTGAGTCACTATTTCATCTGGGTTGAG atgatggagAAGGGTTATGAACGCATCCTTGTCTTCGAGGATGACGTCAGGTTCGAGGCATATTTCAGGAAGAAGTTTAAATACATGCTGAAAGAAGCACAAGATCACGTACCCAACTGGGAACTCAT CTACCTTGGACGGAAGATCCTACAGAGTCGACAAGAATTCCTGGTCAAAGGTACAGAGAATCTGGTGTGGCCCAGCTATTCCTACTGGACACTAAGCTACATACTCAAGAGGTCTGGCACAAAGAAGCTGCTTGATCAGAAGCCCCTAGGCAAGATGATCCCTGTTGACGAATTCTTGCCCATCATGTTTGACAAGCATCCAGA GACTGATTGGCGACTACAGTTTGGGCCAAGGAACCTAGTGGGACTGTCAGCCGACCCACTGCTTGTCTTCCCCACTCACTACACAGGCGAGCCTAACTACATCAGCGACACTGAAGTGTCCAGCATCATCACCACTGAAGATATAGAGGATGAACCTAACATGGACCCTCTCCCTACAATTGAAGAAATGGCTAAATGTAAATCTCCTGAATGTATACACGATGAGTTGTGA
- the LOC137273661 gene encoding probable inactive glycosyltransferase 25 family member 3 isoform X2 has translation MERWASFAEQNLKTFQYFSAKLGRYISRNLKWCLLLLTGFCDLLFYRFPWKRFGLTLKSERCVCFRSRTQKLLNICQCYLVDMCIRPQSGAFCYLQVFMMHYFLFFHEHVADLVSGAQLENHFISFKRCWQIYETDLEMGFYKRTPEYIPVVDREKLGVFPVPMVHSAVLVDLRQKVTEQFSYSKPPEDYDGPTDDIIIFAHTVKHAGVRFHVMNSEYFGTVQVPLDESYSLQFEVDQFTHTKLEAMVEGPPLYHSPHISLPVIPADMLGFDQVYVINLRRRPERRERMIATLYELGIKAKFVDAVDGKLLNDTYMDSLGIDMLPGYADPYSHRALTLGEIGCFLSHYFIWVEMMEKGYERILVFEDDVRFEAYFRKKFKYMLKEAQDHVPNWELIYLGRKILQSRQEFLVKGTENLVWPSYSYWTLSYILKRSGTKKLLDQKPLGKMIPVDEFLPIMFDKHPETDWRLQFGPRNLVGLSADPLLVFPTHYTGEPNYISDTEVSSIITTEDIEDEPNMDPLPTIEEMAKCKSPECIHDEL, from the exons atggagagatgggcttcgtttgcggagcagaacttaaaaacctttcaatatttttctgcaaaacttggtagatatatcagtcggaacctaaagtggtgccttttgctacttacaggtttttgtgatttattattttatcggtttccatggaaacgttttggacttactctcaaaagtgagaggtgtgtttgtttccggagcagaactcaaaaacttcttaatatctgtcagtgttacttggtagatatgtgtatcagaccccaaagtggtgccttttgctatttacaggtttttatgatgcattattttctctttttccatgaacacgttgctgacttggtttccggagcacaactggaaaaccatttcatatctttcaaaagatgttggcagatatacgagacagatcttgaaatg ggTTTTTATAAAAGAACACCAGAGTACATTCCAGTGGTTGACCGAGAGAAGCTTGGAGTGTTTCCTGTACCGATGGTGCACTCTGCTGTGTTGGTTGACCTCCGTCAGAAGGTCACAGAACAGTTCTCATACTCCAAACCTCCAGAGGATTATGATGGCCCTACTGATGACATCATTATCTTTGCACACACTGTCAAGCATGCAG GTGTTCGTTTCCATGTGATGAACTCTGAATACTTCGGGACAGTTCAGGTTCCTTTGGATGAGTCATACTCCCTCCAGTTTGAGGTGGATCAGTTTACACACACAAAACTGGAGGCCATGG TGGAAGGTCCTCCGTTGTATCACTCGCCCCACATCTCCTTACCTGTCATACCTGCGGACATGCTGGGATTTGACCAG GTGTATGTAATCAATCTGCGTCGACGTCCTGAAAGGAGGGAAAGAATGATAGCAACTCTCTATGAGCTCGGGATCAAAGCCAAGTTTGTGGATGCAGTTGATGGAAA GCTACTCAATGATACctacatggacagtttgggtATTGATATGTTGCCAGGATATGCTGATCCATACTCTCACAG AGCACTTACACTTGGAGAGATTGGATGTTTTCTGAGTCACTATTTCATCTGGGTTGAG atgatggagAAGGGTTATGAACGCATCCTTGTCTTCGAGGATGACGTCAGGTTCGAGGCATATTTCAGGAAGAAGTTTAAATACATGCTGAAAGAAGCACAAGATCACGTACCCAACTGGGAACTCAT CTACCTTGGACGGAAGATCCTACAGAGTCGACAAGAATTCCTGGTCAAAGGTACAGAGAATCTGGTGTGGCCCAGCTATTCCTACTGGACACTAAGCTACATACTCAAGAGGTCTGGCACAAAGAAGCTGCTTGATCAGAAGCCCCTAGGCAAGATGATCCCTGTTGACGAATTCTTGCCCATCATGTTTGACAAGCATCCAGA GACTGATTGGCGACTACAGTTTGGGCCAAGGAACCTAGTGGGACTGTCAGCCGACCCACTGCTTGTCTTCCCCACTCACTACACAGGCGAGCCTAACTACATCAGCGACACTGAAGTGTCCAGCATCATCACCACTGAAGATATAGAGGATGAACCTAACATGGACCCTCTCCCTACAATTGAAGAAATGGCTAAATGTAAATCTCCTGAATGTATACACGATGAGTTGTGA